A genomic stretch from Oncorhynchus keta strain PuntledgeMale-10-30-2019 unplaced genomic scaffold, Oket_V2 Un_contig_274_pilon_pilon, whole genome shotgun sequence includes:
- the LOC127922878 gene encoding uncharacterized protein LOC127922878 isoform X2 produces the protein MSKEDPLYTVGEKGSDFSIERQQFVEGVLAQLGDISHSRASSPIVYEFPCQIEDSRSKATASLTSLLDCIRKLSSEEFKRNATQAVSEFLVKKSTSSLTSAQPAYSVASRSCSIQNQYTWSKDICADSAAFGIIEIFVEDLQSSAQPAEVEEREPDLQENAQKLQSRIWSATTSLYNNIKKTLKDFIIHQRRSDMMSRMSSHTPTEDSGHLGTKEHICLASQDLRRPSKSVPHLPSLNLAVALHRGVSESSKLLWTETDDGLLTNSTKEVISTILTSCEDQASNAPCFSTVGKKISDLSLEVNMLVGGVLSQLKDISLSRSPTPCEVMFERLQGSLTSPVSLDCSTAASKGIASSHSLSTKSLQKLSRHEFQTKAEKGVSEVLSRSFNIVEEGTTDKYLQSVSTSTTSTDIIQTMVKDQQELPQTTQSSDIVSGTSLLTTGQVSKKRIRSVARNIYYSLQSKITEFLRKDLQRSDTTLGSIQIFTYQSSPASQRASLGHLEVNQSSVTPGGNDACVDIPHKLLSKTTELSGSMLEDIDTIRCRSADSQNTRNTSSSRSSVSVTPTSKLRQSKWHFALPGTPIPTEFPAQIDFPIVRNTIIEDFFHTEDLLPVNFVDKVRQAAGVVVDIMVESVENTQEDGQGASHLDDLRSAVRKLRKIISTWTIHIFSHELVDKVIALQDSHSTPQVLTLEAAKSASDSILSRLKWGKEQCAISKELSSQLLQIFAEETVKCFLRQWSDEYENINFDVSVQNDPKTSTCMVILQMITKATAKCYFESTTSVATSDIVEGVFDLERDTISSTGEQVLTFNTKGSKKVSKNLCPQESLEYQPQNISPTVYFTETMTTSHGSFSPEGIYDIASSFPLEEKSRKPSLFTRLSRSITKGFLSPFKYSRKTKLFK, from the exons ATGTCAAAGGAGGACCCCCTGTACACTGTTGGAGAAAAAGGATCAGACTTCTCTATTGAGAGACAACAATTTGTAGAGGGCGTTCTGGCTCAGCTTGGGGATATCTCCCATTCCAGGGCCTCATCACCAATAGTATATGAGTTCCCCTGTCAAATTGAGGACAGCAGAAGTAAGGCCACAGCTTCTTTGACCAGTCTGTTAGATTGTATTAGAAAACTTTCAAGTGAGGAATTTAAGAGAAATGCCACTCAAGCAGTGAGTGAGTTCCTAGTTAAAAAGTCCACCAGTAGCTTAACTAGTGCACAGCCTGCTTATTCTGTAGCATCCAGGTCTTGTTCCATTCAAAACCAGTACACATGGTCAAAGGATATTTGTGCGGATTCTGCTGCCTTTGGCATCATTGAAATATTTGTGGAAGACCTGCAGAGCTCGGCGCAACCTGCAGAAGTAGAGGAAAGAGAACCTGACCTCCAGGAAAATGCACAAAAGCTACAGAGCAGGATCTGGTCTGCTACCACTAGTTTATATAACAATATTAAGAAGACATTAAAGGACTTCATCATTCACCAGCGGAGGTCAGACATGATGAGCAGAATGTCTAGTCATACacccacagaggactctggacaTCTTGGGACTAAGGAGCACATTTGTTTGGCAAGCCAGGACTTGAGGCGACCTAGTAAGAGTGTGCCTCACTTGCCCAGTTTGAACCTTGCAGTGGCTCTACACAGGGGTGTCAGCGAGAGTTCAAAACTTCTCTGGACTGAAACAGACGACGGTCTACTGACCAATAGTACCAAAGAGGTCATTTCAACAATCTTGACCTCATGCGAGGATCAGGCATCAAATGCACCTTGCTTCTCCACAGTAGGAAAGAAAATATCTGATTTGTCCCTTGAGGTCAACATGTTGGTAGGTGGTGTTCTGTCTCAGCTGAAGGACATCTCCTTGTCAAGGTCCCCAACACCATGTGAAGTCATGTTTGAACGTCTCCAAGGTTCGCTAACCTCTCCAGTAAGTCTAGATTGCAGCACAGCTGCCTCCAAAGGCATTGCATCTTCCCACAGTCTTTCAACAAAGAGCCTCCAAAAACTCTCTCGTCATGAGTTCCAAACCAAAGCTGAGAAAGGAGTGAGTGAGGTCCTCTCTAGATCATTTAACATTGTGGAGGAAGGCACAACAGATAAGTACCTCCAGTCTGTATCTACATCCACCACATCTACTGATATTATACAAACCATGGTGAAAGACCAGCAGGAGCTCCCCCAGACCACCCAATCATCTGACATAGTATCTGGAACCTCCCTGCTCACCACTGGACAGGTTTCTAAGAAAAGGATCCGGTCTGTTGCTCGTAACATCTACTACAGTCTGCAAAGTAAGATTACGGAGTTTCTCAGAAAAGATCTTCAAAGATCAGACACAACACTTGGTTCAATCCAAATCTTTACATATCAAAGCAGTCCTGCATCACAAAGAGCAAGTCTCGGCCATCTTGAGGTCAACCAGAGCAGTGTTACACCTGGTGGAAACGATGCCTGTGTGGACATTCCGCACAAATTACTATCTAAAACCACTGAGCTCTCGGGATCCATGCTGGAGGATATTGACACGATCCGTTGTAGGAGTGCTGACAGCCAAAATACAAGAAATACCTCTTCTTCACGCTCCTCCGTCTCTGTAACACCTACTTCAAAATTAAGGCAGTCGAAATGGCACTTTGCCTTACCCGGGACTCCCATCCCCACTGAGTTTCCTGCTCAGATTGACTTTCCCATTGTTAGAAACACAATCATTGAGGACTTCTTTCACACAGAGGACTTACTTCCTGTAAACTTTGTGGACAAAGTAAGGCAAGCTGCTGGGGTGGTAGTGGACATTATGGTGGAAAGTGTTGAGAACACACAGGAAGATGGACAGGGTGCTTCTCATCTTGACGACCTCCGATCTGCTGTTAGGAAATTGAGAAAAATAATTTCCACTTGGACCATCCACATTTTCAGTCATGAATTGGTGGATAAAGTGATAGCCCTTCAGGACAGCCACAGCACTCCACAGGTCTTAACATTGGAAGCAGCCAAAAGTGCTTCAGACTCTATTCTTTCAAGGCTGAAATGGGGAAAGGAACAATGTGCCATATCCAAGGAGCTCTCCTCTCAGCTTCTCCAGATATTTGCTGAAGAGACAGTGAAGTGCTTCCTGAGACAGTGGTCAGATGAGTATGAAAACATAAACTTTGATGTTTCAGTCCAGAACGATCCAAAGACTTCTACTTGCATGGTCATTCTTCAAATGATCACCAAAGCCACTGCTAAATGTTATTTTGAGTCCACTACCAGCGTGGCCACCAGTGACATTGTAGAAGGCGTGTTTGATTTGGAAAGGGATACCATCAGCAGTACTGGAGAGCAGGTCCTCACCTTTAACACAAAG GGTTCCAAGAAAGTTAGTAAGAACCTCTGTCCTCAAGAGTCTCTGGagtaccagcctcagaacatttcCCCTACTGTGTACTTTACAG AGACTATGACAACATCTCATGGCTCCTTTTCTCCAGAGGGAATTTATGATATCGCATCGTCCTTCCCACTTGAAGAGAAGAGTCGCAAACCCTCCCTTTTCACCAGATTGTCTAGATCCATCACGAAAGGCTTTCTCAGCCCATTCAAATATTCAAGGAAAACCAAATTATTTAAATAA